One window from the genome of Paramormyrops kingsleyae isolate MSU_618 chromosome 3, PKINGS_0.4, whole genome shotgun sequence encodes:
- the LOC111834161 gene encoding beta-parvin-like isoform X2 yields MDEHLEEGKQAINAPLLAPRVDALPDNTLLDDNTERSMLDPSSRENPKFKELQRLLIDWINNELVEERIIVKDLEEDLYDGQVLQKLFEKLSRWMLNMAEVTQSEIGQKQKLKMVLGAVNQLLRPHGWDIDWSVDSVHSKNLVAIVSLLVALAMHFQAPIRLPEHVSVQIVLVKKRDGILQTSHVTKEITTTNEMMLRKFERDAFDTLLDHAPDKLNVVKMSLITFVNKHLNKLNLEVTELESQFADGVYLVLLMGLLEGYFVPLYNFYLTPENFEQKVHNVAFAFELMQDAGLKKPKSRPEDVVNIILKSTLRVLYNLFTNYRHTE; encoded by the exons A TGGATGAGCACCTGGAAGAAGGCAAACAGGCCATCAATGCCCCACTTCTGGCCCCAAGAGTGGATGCACTGCCTGATAACACACTGCTTG ATGATAACACAGAGAGGAGCATGCTGGATCCCAGCTCGAGGGAAAACCCCAAGTTTAAAGAACTGCAGAGG CTGCTGATTGACTGGATTAACAATGAATTGGTGGAGGAGAGGATCATTGTTAAGGACCTGGAAGAAGACCTGTATGATGGGCAGGTGCTACAGAAGCTGTTTG AGAAGCTGTCCCGATGGATGCTGAACATGGCAGAGGTGACGCAGTCAGAGATTGGTCAGAAGCAGAAGCTGAAAATGGTTCTGGGAGCTGTGAACCAATTGCTGAGGCCCCATGGCTGGGACATCGATTGGAGTGTGGATT CTGTCCATTCCAAGAACCTGGTGGCTATCGTGTCCCTGTTGGTGGCCCTGGCCATGCACTTCCAGGCCCCCATCCGCCTGCCGGAGCACGTCTCCGTACAGATAGTGCTGGTCAAG aaaaGAGATGGCATACTACAGACATCCCATGTGACCAAGGAGATAACTACTACCAATGA AATGATGCTGAGGAAATTTG AAAGAGATGCATTTGACACTCTGCTTGATCATGCCCCTGACAAGCTCAACGTAGTTAAGATG TCTCTCATCACATTTGTGAATAAACACCTGAACAAACTCAACCTCGAGGTGACGGAGCTGGAGTCACAG TTTGCAGATGGGGTCTACCTGGTGCTGCTGATGGGTCTACTGGAGGGGTACTTTGTGCCCCTGTACAACTTCTATCTCACACCAGAGAACTTTGAACAGAAG GTGCACAACGTGGCCTTTGCCTTTGAGCTGATGCAGGATGCAGGACTCAAGAAGCCCAAATCTCGCCCTGAAG ATGTTGTCAACATAATCTTGAAGTCCACTCTGAGGGTCCTCTACAACCTGTTCACCaactacagacacacagagtaA
- the LOC111834161 gene encoding beta-parvin-like isoform X1: MAGLLCRTKRKKQVDEHLEEGKQAINAPLLAPRVDALPDNTLLDDNTERSMLDPSSRENPKFKELQRLLIDWINNELVEERIIVKDLEEDLYDGQVLQKLFEKLSRWMLNMAEVTQSEIGQKQKLKMVLGAVNQLLRPHGWDIDWSVDSVHSKNLVAIVSLLVALAMHFQAPIRLPEHVSVQIVLVKKRDGILQTSHVTKEITTTNEMMLRKFERDAFDTLLDHAPDKLNVVKMSLITFVNKHLNKLNLEVTELESQFADGVYLVLLMGLLEGYFVPLYNFYLTPENFEQKVHNVAFAFELMQDAGLKKPKSRPEDVVNIILKSTLRVLYNLFTNYRHTE; encoded by the exons ATGGCTGGGCTTCTCTGCAGAACCAAGCGAAAGAAACAAG TGGATGAGCACCTGGAAGAAGGCAAACAGGCCATCAATGCCCCACTTCTGGCCCCAAGAGTGGATGCACTGCCTGATAACACACTGCTTG ATGATAACACAGAGAGGAGCATGCTGGATCCCAGCTCGAGGGAAAACCCCAAGTTTAAAGAACTGCAGAGG CTGCTGATTGACTGGATTAACAATGAATTGGTGGAGGAGAGGATCATTGTTAAGGACCTGGAAGAAGACCTGTATGATGGGCAGGTGCTACAGAAGCTGTTTG AGAAGCTGTCCCGATGGATGCTGAACATGGCAGAGGTGACGCAGTCAGAGATTGGTCAGAAGCAGAAGCTGAAAATGGTTCTGGGAGCTGTGAACCAATTGCTGAGGCCCCATGGCTGGGACATCGATTGGAGTGTGGATT CTGTCCATTCCAAGAACCTGGTGGCTATCGTGTCCCTGTTGGTGGCCCTGGCCATGCACTTCCAGGCCCCCATCCGCCTGCCGGAGCACGTCTCCGTACAGATAGTGCTGGTCAAG aaaaGAGATGGCATACTACAGACATCCCATGTGACCAAGGAGATAACTACTACCAATGA AATGATGCTGAGGAAATTTG AAAGAGATGCATTTGACACTCTGCTTGATCATGCCCCTGACAAGCTCAACGTAGTTAAGATG TCTCTCATCACATTTGTGAATAAACACCTGAACAAACTCAACCTCGAGGTGACGGAGCTGGAGTCACAG TTTGCAGATGGGGTCTACCTGGTGCTGCTGATGGGTCTACTGGAGGGGTACTTTGTGCCCCTGTACAACTTCTATCTCACACCAGAGAACTTTGAACAGAAG GTGCACAACGTGGCCTTTGCCTTTGAGCTGATGCAGGATGCAGGACTCAAGAAGCCCAAATCTCGCCCTGAAG ATGTTGTCAACATAATCTTGAAGTCCACTCTGAGGGTCCTCTACAACCTGTTCACCaactacagacacacagagtaA
- the LOC111834161 gene encoding beta-parvin-like isoform X3 — protein sequence MLDPSSRENPKFKELQRLLIDWINNELVEERIIVKDLEEDLYDGQVLQKLFEKLSRWMLNMAEVTQSEIGQKQKLKMVLGAVNQLLRPHGWDIDWSVDSVHSKNLVAIVSLLVALAMHFQAPIRLPEHVSVQIVLVKKRDGILQTSHVTKEITTTNEMMLRKFERDAFDTLLDHAPDKLNVVKMSLITFVNKHLNKLNLEVTELESQFADGVYLVLLMGLLEGYFVPLYNFYLTPENFEQKVHNVAFAFELMQDAGLKKPKSRPEDVVNIILKSTLRVLYNLFTNYRHTE from the exons ATGCTGGATCCCAGCTCGAGGGAAAACCCCAAGTTTAAAGAACTGCAGAGG CTGCTGATTGACTGGATTAACAATGAATTGGTGGAGGAGAGGATCATTGTTAAGGACCTGGAAGAAGACCTGTATGATGGGCAGGTGCTACAGAAGCTGTTTG AGAAGCTGTCCCGATGGATGCTGAACATGGCAGAGGTGACGCAGTCAGAGATTGGTCAGAAGCAGAAGCTGAAAATGGTTCTGGGAGCTGTGAACCAATTGCTGAGGCCCCATGGCTGGGACATCGATTGGAGTGTGGATT CTGTCCATTCCAAGAACCTGGTGGCTATCGTGTCCCTGTTGGTGGCCCTGGCCATGCACTTCCAGGCCCCCATCCGCCTGCCGGAGCACGTCTCCGTACAGATAGTGCTGGTCAAG aaaaGAGATGGCATACTACAGACATCCCATGTGACCAAGGAGATAACTACTACCAATGA AATGATGCTGAGGAAATTTG AAAGAGATGCATTTGACACTCTGCTTGATCATGCCCCTGACAAGCTCAACGTAGTTAAGATG TCTCTCATCACATTTGTGAATAAACACCTGAACAAACTCAACCTCGAGGTGACGGAGCTGGAGTCACAG TTTGCAGATGGGGTCTACCTGGTGCTGCTGATGGGTCTACTGGAGGGGTACTTTGTGCCCCTGTACAACTTCTATCTCACACCAGAGAACTTTGAACAGAAG GTGCACAACGTGGCCTTTGCCTTTGAGCTGATGCAGGATGCAGGACTCAAGAAGCCCAAATCTCGCCCTGAAG ATGTTGTCAACATAATCTTGAAGTCCACTCTGAGGGTCCTCTACAACCTGTTCACCaactacagacacacagagtaA